The genomic region TATTGTATGGACATGTCAGCTGTCTTGGTGAGACCTAACTTTACTCTGCGACACTTTGATTGGCTTGAGTTGTCGCTGACTGCATGTAAAACAAAACATTATGGAGTAAAGACATTTTTGCGACTGAAAACGTTTTATTTAGCCTTCAGCAGTCACACCTACACTTTTACCATATATTTTGCTGCTTATTTTGATTGAACTTGATGATACGTAACCTCAGTTGCTAAACAACCCTCAGTGGAGCCTCAAGCGTTATTTGAGATCCAACACAAAAGCCAACTTCTTCCAAATACAAAATGTTGCTGACTACAAAGAAAAATCATACAAAAGCTTTTATCAACTCCCAGATTGATTTCCCGCAAGAAATAGCAGTATTGGccattctgctccaccattcagtgagatcatgtctgatctgataaccctcaattccattttccagccttttcaacaaaacccttgattccccactGATCTTCCTTTGACACCTTCAATTTTTCAGAAGTTTTACTTATCTAGAACTTTGAAGACTGAGACACTTAGACACACAGTACCAACATCAATCCTTGTTAATTGTCCTTGCTTCTGCGCCACAGAAAATTGTTTTCTGGATCCTTGTTTGAGTCTACAAACTGCTCAATAAGCTCAAACAACCCTCTTCTGTTCTTTTAATGAGCCAATATCTCTGACCACTCCAATTGAATGAAACTGAAAAAGCTTCCTAGCACTTTTGGTTGCAGCCAATAGGGCCAGGATTGAAGATAATTCTCATTTTCCTAAATACTTGGAATAGATTCaattgattttaaacaaacaagtTCTGACACATGTTCGGGTTCACTTGAGAAGTTTAGCAGAATTGTTTTTCTCAGATGGGACAATGAAACTTCTTGAGATTGTTTCCACGATTGGAGGTCTACCTCCAGTTCTTTTTCTTAGCACATTATAATTGATCTTCTGAATTAGTTTTATTTCATTATATCCATCCCTTCAAACAAACCAATTCTTCCCATAAGTAAATTCATCCATCTCCTGCACATTCTAGTTGAAATTTTTCCTTAAATTCCATGAAAATGTCCTTTCTctttccttaaatctatgccccctagttgCTGAAGCCATgcaccaaggggaaaagtttcttcctatctagACCCTAAGTTTCTTATCTGTACACTCCAAACAGGTCCTCacccagccttctctgctctaaggaaaataccCTCAGCCGATCTAATCATTCTCATAGCTGAAACCCaccaacatgcaccaccctgggtTAGTATtcccttctgcaccctttctagtgccatcacatccttctgataatgtgaCAACCAGATCCACTACTCCAGCTATGGCccaactaatgtcttgtacagttccAACATGATCTCCTGGTTCTCAAGTTCAATGCCTTAACTACTAAGGGCAagtattccatatgccttcttaaccacttaaTCCACATGTCCTGTTGCCTTCAAGAATCTATGAACACATATACCTTTCTCTGATCTTCAGTACATTCTAAGTTCTTGCGACTCATCATGTACTCCCTTGCCTGTTGATCCTCCTGAAATGTATCATCTCAATCTTttcaggattgaactccatctgccattgttctgctCATCTGACCAAGCCATCTTTATTGCCCTGTAGTCTAAAACTTTCCTCCTTGCCATATATTAGTGTGGGGTCTGAATTTCTTTTGGGCCTGATTTATTTAGGTTGCATTGTGTTCATTCTGTGGGCATAGTTTTAGAAGATTAGGAAGATACTTGGATCCAGTATCTGTTTATACCCAAAGAAGAAACTCaaaccagattttttttgatCCAATGTTTTCCCTGGTAACATTTTCACAATGACTTCAATTTCCGCAACACCCTTTGCTTAACTTAAACTATGTTCAAATCAAGACATTACTGAATCGAGATCATAACTTCTTGTACTATTAAATCTGTCTCAAGCAATGCTGCAAATTAGGTAATCTTGCAttattattttataactgctcaAAACCTTTTCTAAAAAGTGACCGGATGAAGATTGAagttgactgactgaactgcttTCTTCATTTTATAATATTGCCAAAAAAAATAAATGTTCAAACATGTGCCATCTTTTTCTTTCTCTAAAATAGGTAATAAGGTGAAAGGGGATAATGGACAAAGCAATGAAAACAATGCTGACTCTAATTCTGCAAGTATGTTCTTTTCAATAAGTTTAATTCAATATTTACATTAATTACAGTTATGTGAGTGACACAAATAACAATAAGGCTGTTACTTAAGTTTAGAAATTCAATCACACTCTGTGTAGATGGCTTAAAATCATTATATCAAAAGCTTAAAGCGCTTGCATAAAACACAAAACCTCAGTTATGTTTATTATTTCCCAAAATGGGTTATCAAGTGAAAGGGAAGTATAATTAGAGATTTGATGACAGCGAGCAAAATGGTAACTCTAATTTTGCAAGTATGCAAGGTTTAAGCTTAAAATGCATGACAGGTTTATTTATCCAAGAAATACGCACCTTTACTCTCTCTAATATTAGCTCCAATTATCAATATTTGATATCAAATTAGAAGATCTAGCTTGAGAAATCTACAACGTATTGCCACACGCTTGCTATAAATACGACAGGGACACAGTAAAAGTCGTGAAAATTAAGTCAGATCTTTGTGGTTACAGATCCATAAGATACAGAAGCAGAATCAGTCCATTCAACttgttgaatctgctccaccattcgatcatggccaatgtttctcaaccccattctcctgcctcctccctgtaacccttgatttccttactaatcaagagcctatctTTGTCTGCTTTAAAAGCACTCAGTTACTTGCCtcatttcagtggcaatgagttccGCAGAGTCACCACTTTCTGACTGAAAACAATCTTCCTTATCTcatcccagcatttcttgccaccGAGAACTATGGGGACAGAGTCTATGTCTATATTTCTTTGTatggtaatttgtaaataatatttgttttttttcaggttcattagctgctgcttaagtgtgttggtaggtttgtgggctaccgtgatgcAGAGAGGTTTGAGTTGTCTAGAcattatttagaacatagaacaatacagcacagaacaggcccttccgcccacgatgttgtgccgaacatttgtcctatccatgtacctatccaattgccgcttaaaggtcaccaatgattctgaccctgccactcccacaggcagcgcattccatgcccccaccactctccggATAAAGAAcgtacccctgacatccccccccataccttccacccttcaccttaaatttatgtccgcttgtaacactctgtacccgggggaaaggtctctgactgactactctatctattcccctgatcatcttttaaacctttatcaagtcacccctcacccttcgccgttccaatgagaaaaggcctaccgcactcaacctatcctcgtacgacctattctccattccaggcaacagcctggtaaatctcctctccaccctctccaaagcttccacatctttcctaaagtgaggcgaccagaactgcacacagtactccaaatgtggcctcaccaaggtcctgtaaagctgcaacatcacctcacgactcttgattTCACTTCCTCttctaatgaacgctaatacaccataggccttcttacaagctctatccacctgagtggcaactttcaaagagctatgaacaaagaccccaagatccctctgttcctccaccttactaagaaccctaccgttaaccctgtattccgcattcttatttgtcgtTCCAaactggacaacctcacacttgacagatgtctttgatgtaaggtaatgtggctggggtttctgtgcatgtctgcttgtttgagtttgttgttgagaaatcagtgaacagggtttattgggtacctgttcttgaatatgctgtataactatgctcttcatagttcctggGAGGTGCAGTATgtagtggctcgttgaaatagtgtcctgatgcagatttgtttgggaTAATTTGCTTCTGCATTAAGTACTTGGGTCTGtgtatgttgttttcctgtagacgttaGTCTGAAGTTCCCTATTGACTGTTCACTCTACTGACATCtaagaatggcactttgttgttctcttttgtgaattttatgccagtaaggatattgttcctggtgttgtaggtttcctctaatctgtttcattttgtgatgataaAGGTGTCATCACTGTGGTGGACCCAAATTTTGGGTTGGAGCGTTGGGAGgactgtttgttcaagtctctgcattattgcttctgctaGGAACCTTGATATTGGTGGTctcatgggtgttctgttgatttatTTGTAAGGCttattattgaatgtgaagtaGGTGATAAGATACGGGTCCACAagcttgacagtgttatctttgctgatgaagttggtgctgtttggtgtttgtgtctttggtggTTTttgtagtgtagtcagtgtttctttggccatgttgatgttcatggatgtgagcggggctgttatgtcaaaggacagcattatttcatcctcttctatcttggtgtctttggtgttcaggaattcttgggtggagtgaatggagtggcatgAATCTTCTACTCAGTGCTTTCGTCTTcactggaggcctttgactagtctgtacactggtgttccaagtggtgagactgtgggcctgagggggactcctggtttgaacaggaggagaacaacaacaaagtgccattcctagatgtcacagtagagcaaacagttaAGGGGAACTTCAAACTCGCGTCGACAAGAAACAATACACACGGACCAAATACgtaactacagaaacaatcatcccaacacccacaaacgaagctgcatcagattatttcaacgagcgaccacacattgcagcacagaggaactgcgATGGGCAGAAGAGAAATACGTATACGTACTCAAGAAGAATGGGTAGCAATAAATCCAGTGCGCCATTTTCTCATTGATGCttccaagctgaccctcaaatTTGGTTTGTCCCTGCATTCTTTCCTGGTTGTctttttgtgggttttgaaaactttcccaatccgcTGACTGAggataagagttgggaagttgtgttgtgACTGATAGGACATTGgatagaccacttttggaatgttgtgtgaaattctggtctcgctcctatcagaatgatgttgtgaaacttgaaagggttcagaacacatttaaaaggatgttgccagggtttgagctgaatgggctgggctgtttttcctcgtgcaccagaggctgaggggtgactgagagtcattaataaaatcatgaggggcatggatagggtaaatagacaaggacatttccctgggtgagagagtccagaactagaggataaaAGGTTTAGAGTGGAggagggcaagatttaaaagggtcctaaggagtaaccttttcatgcagagagtggtgtgtataaggaatgagctgccagatcaaGTGGTGGTTGTTGATTCagctatgacatttaaaaggcatctagataggtatttgactaggaaaggtttagagggatatgggccaagtgctggcaagtgggactagattaggctaggatatctggttggcccgaaggggctgtttctgtgctgtagatctgacTCTGGCTTGCCACAAACATTTGCCATGTCCGTATGTTTAGTTTCTCTCGGGTTGTCTGTGtcaatgccttgatgtctcattccACCCACCAcataccaccaccacccaccacagGGACGATAACCAATTCATGTCTGATTTTTTTATCATTGCAGGTTCAACCTGAATTTACACttcttttgcttcccaaaattagacttgctcactctcagcaatatcctgaaagatattaactttcacgtGGTGTTATCCAAAATTCGAAGATGTCAGTCCTGACGTTTTTTGAGAGTGggatgctttcaattttgtggaacagcaaaagaaaaaaatgttctgcagaaagtggagtagcttgttctgaatttctaccctggactgaccgtgatgacttttgtaatctctttttccagagtatttgaagatctgaagactgaagtttaaaaatcaacagatgaagggcctatgcctgaatcgtcgattctcctgctgtttggatgctgcctgacctgctgtgctgttccagcaccgcacttttcaactcctctccagcctctgcagtccccactttcacatcaatgtctgacagtcactcaatccatcgggacctcaacgattttcaactatgattctttgagaaggagcaaaacattttggttcctgtttcagacAATTTTCAGCATCAGCGGGACTGGATGAGAGTCTCTACTGTTACAGCGCACTTTGTGtaaagcctgaaacagttatacggccagGAAAGAGGAATTTACTGTGGACAGGGGCCATACACGAGGCTGTAGCTGCAGCCATGGTTAAACCAGAGGACTCCCACAccgtggagaaaccgtggaagtgttgcGACTGCGGGAGAGGCTTCCATGCCCCATCTgtcctggagattcatcggcgaagtcacaccggggagaggccattctcctgccccgagtgcggaaaaggctttacctgctcctcccacctgctggacCACCGccgagtccacactggggagaagccattctcctgccctgagtgtgggaagggcttcacctactcctcccacctgctggcccaccagcgcgTCCACGCTGGGGAAAGGCCCTtcccctgctctgagtgtgggaaggccttcagcaaatcctcggacctgctgaagcaccaacGAGTCCacagaggggagaggccattcagctgccctgagtgcgggaaggccttcagtgattcctcgattctgctgaggcaccagtgggtccacatcgGGAAAAGGCCGTTCTCGtgccctgagtgcaggaagggcttcacccgctcttcTGCTCTGCTGACCCATCTGCGGGTCCACACGGGTGAAAAGCCCTttagctgccccgagtgcaggatgGCCTTCAGCAggtcttcccacctgctgaggcatcagcgagtccacactggggagaggccgtactCCTGCCTCCAGTGCGGAAAGTGCTTTACCCagccctccaacctgctgacccaccagcggatccacacccgCGAGAGACCGTTCtcctgctccgagtgcgggaagggtttTGCTGTTTCCTCTAACCTCGtggcccaccggcgggtccacacgggggagaggccattcagctgccccgagtgcgggaaggccttcagcaattcctctgccctgcttagGCACCAGCGCGTTCACACCGGAGAGAAGCCGTTctcctgcccagagtgcgggaaggggtttacccgctcctccacactgctgacccaccagcgggtccacacaggggagaggccattcagctgccccgagtgcaggaaggccttcagcgattcctccgctctgctgaagcaccagcgagtccacaccggggagaggcccttcagctgccctgagtgcggaaAGAGGTTTACATTTTCCCGCAACTTGCGGAAGCACCAGCGGGGGCACCAGCGCTCACAACAATCAGATTCCAC from Hemiscyllium ocellatum isolate sHemOce1 chromosome 27 unlocalized genomic scaffold, sHemOce1.pat.X.cur. SUPER_27_unloc_24, whole genome shotgun sequence harbors:
- the LOC132807787 gene encoding zinc finger protein 239-like, with translation MVKPEDSHTVEKPWKCCDCGRGFHAPSVLEIHRRSHTGERPFSCPECGKGFTCSSHLLDHRRVHTGEKPFSCPECGKGFTYSSHLLAHQRVHAGERPFPCSECGKAFSKSSDLLKHQRVHRGERPFSCPECGKAFSDSSILLRHQWVHIGKRPFSCPECRKGFTRSSALLTHLRVHTGEKPFSCPECRMAFSRSSHLLRHQRVHTGERPYSCLQCGKCFTQPSNLLTHQRIHTRERPFSCSECGKGFAVSSNLVAHRRVHTGERPFSCPECGKAFSNSSALLRHQRVHTGEKPFSCPECGKGFTRSSTLLTHQRVHTGERPFSCPECRKAFSDSSALLKHQRVHTGERPFSCPECGKRFTFSRNLRKHQRGHQRSQQSDSTADTAMSNPQD